Proteins co-encoded in one Nonomuraea helvata genomic window:
- a CDS encoding permease-like cell division protein FtsX, translating to MTSRVEDRLREALVEAGETVDISALAPLREPQGRRFRVDFRLVAAAAAVVVLAGAATAVWLVGSGDENRAVAADPASAESTEAAVFLCTKSATEPKCQGRDVSLEETEAIQRTLKELPQLEEISFTDQKTAYKNFQAAFAHNKAVLDAVEATDLPTSFRLKLRKGARTQEVEKALRGVPGVLGVVEQAPPMTEPLKPQINVFLCGKASPLPACGAKRESQEKGDFKVTKGGKAVTTAQKQAIERTIKAMPEVKEVVFEDQTVAYERFRRQYRDNKRLLDAVKVGDMPETFTVMMKPEVEWAPVVRKLRKQPGVSQVFYVPCAADNTELATAFGLILPDEKVCPVGK from the coding sequence ATGACCAGCCGCGTGGAAGACAGACTGCGCGAGGCCCTCGTCGAGGCGGGGGAGACGGTGGACATCAGCGCGCTCGCGCCGTTGCGAGAGCCGCAGGGGCGGCGGTTCCGGGTGGACTTCCGACTGGTGGCTGCTGCGGCGGCGGTCGTGGTGCTCGCGGGGGCGGCGACGGCCGTGTGGCTGGTCGGTTCGGGCGACGAGAACCGTGCGGTGGCGGCAGACCCCGCGTCCGCCGAGAGCACGGAGGCGGCCGTCTTCTTGTGTACGAAGTCGGCGACGGAGCCGAAGTGCCAGGGGCGCGACGTCAGCCTTGAGGAGACGGAGGCGATCCAGCGGACGCTGAAAGAGCTGCCACAGCTCGAAGAAATATCCTTCACAGATCAGAAGACCGCCTACAAGAATTTCCAAGCCGCTTTCGCGCACAACAAGGCGGTGCTGGACGCGGTGGAGGCCACCGATCTGCCGACGTCGTTCAGGCTGAAGCTCAGAAAGGGGGCCAGAACGCAGGAGGTGGAGAAGGCGCTTCGGGGCGTGCCCGGAGTGCTGGGCGTCGTGGAGCAGGCTCCTCCCATGACGGAGCCGCTGAAGCCGCAGATCAACGTGTTCCTCTGCGGCAAGGCGTCTCCCCTACCGGCGTGTGGTGCCAAGCGCGAGTCCCAGGAGAAGGGCGACTTCAAGGTCACCAAGGGCGGAAAGGCAGTGACGACCGCCCAGAAGCAAGCCATCGAGAGAACGATCAAGGCCATGCCTGAGGTCAAGGAGGTCGTCTTCGAAGACCAGACGGTGGCGTACGAGAGGTTCCGGCGCCAGTACCGGGACAACAAGAGGCTCCTCGATGCCGTCAAGGTAGGGGACATGCCGGAAACGTTCACAGTGATGATGAAGCCCGAGGTGGAGTGGGCGCCGGTGGTCCGGAAACTGAGGAAGCAGCCGGGGGTGAGTCAAGTCTTCTACGTCCCATGCGCGGCCGACAACACGGAGTTGGCGACCGCCTTCGGGCTGATCTTGCCGGACGAGAAGGTGTGCCCGGTAGGCAAGTGA
- a CDS encoding PSP1 domain-containing protein, which produces MGMIMAVSFTRYGRLYYLDPGEHSPKVGDKVLVPTDSGPEVAECVWAPQYSSEDIDGLPVCAGLAGEEQLARDEANKRRRAEARSVAKRLIKRHTLPMKVVGIDYLDEDNVYTVYFSAPHRVDFRALVRDLARNLRARVELRQIGPRDEARLQGGIGPCGRDLCCATFLKDFEPVSVRMAKDQDLPVNPLRIAGACGRLMCCLKYEHPLYVETRYRMPRNGSRVSTPQGDGTVVGHNVPSDTVTVRLDDGGRRCACPSASVCSPRIQHDTMYGKEQGSQHDQA; this is translated from the coding sequence ATGGGAATGATCATGGCCGTGAGCTTCACCCGCTACGGGAGGCTCTACTACCTCGATCCCGGCGAGCACAGCCCGAAGGTGGGCGACAAAGTGCTCGTGCCGACCGACTCGGGTCCAGAGGTGGCGGAGTGCGTGTGGGCGCCGCAGTACTCGAGCGAGGACATCGACGGGCTGCCGGTGTGCGCGGGTCTCGCGGGCGAGGAGCAGCTCGCCCGCGACGAGGCCAACAAGCGGCGCAGGGCCGAGGCGCGCAGTGTGGCCAAGCGGCTGATCAAGCGGCACACGCTGCCGATGAAGGTCGTCGGGATCGACTACCTCGACGAGGACAACGTCTACACGGTCTATTTCTCGGCCCCGCACCGGGTCGACTTCCGCGCCCTCGTACGCGATCTGGCCCGTAATCTCCGGGCCAGGGTCGAGCTGCGGCAGATCGGGCCGAGGGACGAGGCGCGGCTGCAGGGCGGCATCGGCCCCTGCGGCCGTGACCTGTGCTGCGCCACGTTCCTGAAGGACTTCGAGCCGGTCTCGGTGCGGATGGCCAAGGATCAGGACCTTCCCGTCAATCCCCTGCGGATCGCGGGGGCGTGCGGGCGGCTCATGTGCTGTCTCAAGTACGAGCACCCGCTGTATGTCGAGACGCGTTACCGGATGCCCCGCAACGGAAGCCGCGTGAGCACGCCGCAGGGCGACGGGACCGTGGTCGGGCACAACGTCCCCTCCGACACGGTGACAGTGCGCCTGGACGACGGTGGCAGGCGCTGCGCGTGCCCGTCCGCCTCGGTGTGCTCGCCCCGCATCCAGCACGACACGATGTACGGCAAGGAGCAGGGGTCACAGCACGATCAGGCATAA
- a CDS encoding FxsB family cyclophane-forming radical SAM/SPASM peptide maturase, giving the protein MVTPFRQFVLKLHSRCDLACNHCYVYEHADQSWRSRPKVISAQIVGRVAARIAEHVRRHDVDGIDVVLHGGEPLLAGHERLDEVARELRGALDGECRLDLHIQTNGILLDERYCDLFAEHGIQVGVSLDGDRAANDRHRLYASGRSSYDQVIRAVELLRKRPEIYAGLLCTIDVANEPIRVYEALRELQPPRTDFLLPYATWDNPPERPSTTAYADWLIAMFERWNADGRPMSVRLFESIIRTARGEASLSEAVGLEPSTMIVIDTDGSYELVDSLKVAYDGAPATGYDVHQHALDEVAVHPGVLARQGGLESLSATCRECPIVTSCGGGLYTHRFRAGSFDNPSVYCADLFKLISHIRDETEMPAHKLPYATLDSLATGFGGAADIERLADAQLSLRRALIAALRPRAADGVWELFTRLDRHHREALEAVLAHPYVRVWAVECLGGEGEATYLANIAAAALIRAGQDVTLQVAVEGGAVHLPTVGTLHGVEGDMATLVARAGDIGIHSGHAAPEWLPVRTVSCGDFSLVLEDADPHRDCHQWPAADRLDGSALSAWQRSFEAAWCLIEKEYPQYAQGLRGGLTTLTPLAPAPAGRDVSSTARHAFGAVAAALPGDPATLALLLIHEYQHVKLGAVFDLFDLFDKNDTRLYHAPWRTDARPLEGLFQGTYAHIGVTDFWRTRRNAVRGAARVKAQEEFARWCAHTLAATGTLADSKALTPLGERFVARMRQTVAAWQAGEEAPWS; this is encoded by the coding sequence GTGGTTACTCCTTTCCGGCAGTTCGTTCTAAAACTACACAGTAGATGCGATCTCGCCTGTAACCACTGTTATGTATACGAGCATGCCGATCAGAGCTGGCGTAGCCGTCCCAAGGTCATATCCGCACAAATCGTTGGCCGCGTAGCCGCGCGGATAGCGGAGCACGTGCGACGGCACGACGTTGACGGGATCGATGTCGTGCTGCACGGTGGCGAGCCGCTGCTCGCCGGGCATGAGCGTCTGGACGAGGTCGCTCGCGAGCTGCGTGGCGCGCTCGACGGAGAATGCCGGCTCGACCTCCACATCCAGACCAACGGGATCCTGCTCGACGAGCGCTACTGTGATCTGTTCGCCGAGCACGGCATCCAGGTCGGTGTCTCGCTGGACGGCGACAGGGCCGCCAACGACCGCCATCGCCTGTACGCGTCCGGCAGGAGCAGCTACGACCAGGTCATCAGGGCCGTCGAACTGCTCAGGAAGCGGCCGGAGATCTACGCGGGCCTGCTCTGCACGATCGACGTGGCCAACGAACCGATCAGGGTGTACGAGGCGCTGCGGGAGCTCCAGCCGCCCAGAACAGACTTCCTGCTCCCCTACGCCACCTGGGACAACCCGCCTGAGCGGCCGTCCACGACGGCATACGCCGACTGGCTGATCGCCATGTTCGAACGCTGGAACGCGGACGGCCGGCCGATGTCCGTGCGCCTCTTCGAGTCGATCATCCGGACGGCCAGGGGCGAGGCGAGTCTGTCGGAGGCGGTCGGGCTCGAGCCGAGCACGATGATCGTCATCGACACCGACGGCTCGTACGAACTCGTCGACTCGCTGAAGGTCGCGTACGACGGCGCCCCGGCGACCGGCTATGACGTCCACCAGCACGCCCTCGACGAGGTCGCCGTCCATCCCGGTGTCCTCGCCAGGCAGGGCGGGCTGGAAAGCCTGTCGGCCACCTGCCGCGAATGCCCCATCGTCACCAGTTGCGGGGGCGGGCTCTACACCCACAGGTTCCGGGCGGGGTCGTTCGACAATCCCAGCGTCTACTGTGCGGATCTCTTCAAGCTGATCTCTCACATACGGGACGAGACCGAGATGCCCGCGCACAAGCTCCCCTACGCCACCCTCGACTCGCTCGCGACCGGCTTCGGCGGCGCGGCCGACATCGAGCGGTTGGCGGACGCGCAGCTCAGCCTGCGCCGGGCGCTGATCGCCGCACTGCGCCCGCGTGCCGCCGACGGGGTGTGGGAGCTGTTCACCCGGCTGGACCGGCACCATCGCGAAGCGCTCGAAGCGGTGCTGGCGCATCCGTACGTCCGGGTGTGGGCGGTGGAGTGCCTGGGAGGCGAGGGCGAGGCCACGTACCTGGCGAACATCGCGGCGGCGGCGCTGATCCGCGCGGGCCAGGACGTGACGCTCCAGGTGGCCGTCGAGGGCGGCGCCGTCCACCTGCCGACCGTGGGCACGCTGCACGGCGTCGAGGGGGACATGGCGACGCTCGTCGCGAGGGCAGGCGACATCGGGATCCACAGTGGCCATGCCGCGCCGGAGTGGCTTCCGGTGCGGACGGTGAGCTGTGGCGACTTCTCGCTCGTCCTGGAGGACGCCGATCCCCATCGCGACTGCCACCAGTGGCCGGCGGCCGACCGGCTGGACGGGAGCGCGCTGAGCGCGTGGCAGCGGTCGTTCGAGGCGGCGTGGTGCCTCATCGAGAAGGAATACCCCCAATACGCCCAGGGCCTGCGCGGCGGGCTCACCACGCTGACCCCGCTGGCCCCCGCTCCCGCCGGGCGCGACGTGAGCTCCACCGCCCGCCACGCCTTCGGCGCCGTCGCGGCGGCGCTGCCCGGTGACCCGGCGACGCTCGCCCTGCTGCTCATCCACGAGTACCAGCACGTCAAGCTGGGCGCCGTGTTCGACCTGTTCGATCTGTTCGACAAGAACGACACCCGGCTCTACCACGCGCCCTGGCGGACGGATGCCAGGCCGTTGGAGGGCTTGTTCCAGGGGACGTACGCACACATCGGGGTGACCGATTTCTGGCGTACGCGGCGAAACGCGGTACGAGGCGCGGCGCGGGTCAAGGCGCAGGAGGAGTTCGCCCGCTGGTGCGCCCATACCCTCGCGGCCACCGGCACGCTGGCCGACAGCAAGGCGCTGACCCCGCTGGGCGAGAGGTTCGTCGCCCGGATGCGGCAGACGGTGGCGGCGTGGCAGGCGGGCGAGGAAGCCCCGTGGTCGTGA
- a CDS encoding TIR-like protein FxsC yields the protein MSPSGGIGQVPYFFLSYAHAPDDDSMGGGDPDRWVHRLFLELCTDLLQITGLEKASHAGFMDRRLRLGEQWSHEVSRALATCRVFVPLYSPRYFSSEHCGKEWSAIQLRLAAHPAEPPPVIIPIMWTTIESSSMPECATKIQFHENGMRSHDLQGGLYGIIKVSSRRAAREKVILQLARRIREVAESSPLLEARDFPDYTTLPNAFVGYKSSRTIKVTVVAPDIDHLPEGRTPYYYGKMPHEWSPYRREGNHRPLVSELAEFARIRGIDTEVAPLDMPDGEQPDAPGVVLVDPWATQVPDMRDTLSKFGSSGARWFPVMVPWNDEDAQTSSAEPQLRRSLAQVIPGDCGEPAAHDVRSLDDLRQKMPKMLARASERFLQTAQVNSPPSGRRPRLIEPGDGDAQGRK from the coding sequence ATGTCGCCTTCCGGGGGCATCGGGCAAGTGCCATATTTTTTCCTTAGTTATGCGCACGCGCCCGACGACGACAGCATGGGTGGCGGTGACCCGGACCGATGGGTGCACCGGCTGTTTCTCGAGTTATGCACTGATCTTCTCCAGATCACCGGATTGGAGAAGGCCTCGCACGCGGGTTTCATGGACCGCAGGCTGCGCCTGGGCGAGCAGTGGTCCCACGAGGTCTCGCGGGCCCTGGCCACGTGCCGGGTGTTCGTTCCCCTCTACTCGCCCCGCTACTTCTCCAGTGAGCACTGCGGCAAGGAATGGTCGGCCATCCAGCTGCGACTGGCCGCCCACCCGGCGGAGCCGCCGCCGGTGATCATCCCCATCATGTGGACCACGATCGAATCGTCGAGCATGCCGGAGTGCGCAACTAAGATCCAATTTCACGAAAACGGCATGCGCTCTCATGACCTCCAGGGCGGCCTGTACGGCATCATCAAGGTCTCATCGAGGCGCGCCGCACGCGAGAAGGTCATACTGCAGCTCGCCAGGCGGATCAGAGAAGTCGCCGAGTCGTCCCCGTTGCTGGAGGCGAGGGACTTTCCCGACTACACGACGCTGCCCAATGCCTTCGTCGGCTACAAATCCTCGCGGACAATCAAGGTCACGGTGGTGGCGCCCGATATCGATCATCTTCCCGAGGGGCGTACCCCGTACTACTACGGCAAAATGCCCCATGAATGGAGCCCGTACCGGCGCGAGGGCAACCACCGGCCGCTCGTGTCCGAGCTGGCCGAGTTCGCGAGGATCCGCGGGATCGACACCGAGGTGGCGCCCCTCGACATGCCCGACGGCGAGCAGCCCGACGCGCCCGGAGTGGTGCTGGTGGATCCATGGGCCACACAGGTCCCCGACATGCGGGACACGCTCAGCAAGTTCGGCAGCTCGGGGGCGCGCTGGTTCCCCGTCATGGTGCCGTGGAACGACGAGGACGCGCAGACGAGCAGCGCGGAGCCCCAGCTGCGCCGTTCGCTCGCCCAGGTCATTCCGGGCGACTGCGGAGAGCCCGCCGCCCATGACGTTCGATCCCTCGACGACCTGCGTCAGAAGATGCCCAAGATGCTGGCGCGCGCGTCCGAGCGCTTCCTGCAGACGGCCCAGGTGAACTCGCCGCCCTCGGGCAGGCGACCAAGACTGATAGAGCCAGGAGACGGCGATGCCCAAGGACGAAAGTGA